Proteins from one Bacteroides zhangwenhongii genomic window:
- a CDS encoding winged helix-turn-helix domain-containing protein → MIEAFQYINKAFESKVRLGIMAILMVNEEADFNFLKEQLSLTDGNLASHTRALEELGYIVCNKSFVGRKPRTVFQATPQGREAFKSHIEALEKFLKSK, encoded by the coding sequence ATGATAGAAGCATTCCAATATATTAATAAAGCATTCGAAAGCAAGGTCCGGCTCGGTATCATGGCTATTCTGATGGTAAATGAGGAAGCCGACTTCAATTTTCTGAAAGAGCAGCTCTCTCTGACAGACGGCAATCTTGCCAGCCATACCCGTGCCCTGGAAGAACTGGGATATATCGTATGCAACAAAAGTTTTGTCGGACGAAAGCCACGAACTGTTTTTCAAGCAACCCCGCAAGGCAGAGAAGCTTTCAAATCTCATATTGAAGCCTTAGAGAAATTTCTAAAATCAAAATAA
- the creD gene encoding cell envelope integrity protein CreD, translating into MDGFNENSNEQQAQQPMGCLHRFSKTIKVVIIGLLILLLMIPMFMIENLISERGRTQEEAIDEVSEKWSLAQTITGPYLNLQYPVVIENNGEKKVSTKDLILFPDELMVSGKLKTEILKRSIYEVNVYQSELTLKGSFSSEELKKSRIDMEQLQFDRAAICLNLTDMRGISEQISITLGDSVYIFEPGMDNRGIDNTGVHAIANLSELKQNKKLPYEIKIKLKGSQSLNFIPLGKTTRVDLKANWNTPSFTGNYLPNNRNITEKEFSAQWQVLNLNRNYSQVMVDYNNSNIKDIENSSFGVNFKIPVEQYQQSMRSAKYAILIILLTFGVIFFTEIMNKTRIHALQYLLVGLALCLFYSLLLSFSEHIGFNPAYLLSSALTIALVGGYMFGITKKKKPSLIMSGLLGILYIYIFVLIQLETFALLAGSLGLFIILAIVMYFSKKIDWFNE; encoded by the coding sequence ATGGACGGTTTCAATGAAAATTCAAATGAGCAACAGGCGCAGCAACCTATGGGATGTCTCCACCGTTTCTCCAAAACAATCAAGGTTGTCATCATCGGGTTATTAATTCTTCTCTTGATGATACCGATGTTCATGATTGAAAATCTTATTTCCGAACGGGGACGAACCCAGGAAGAAGCTATTGACGAGGTAAGTGAAAAATGGAGTCTGGCACAGACCATCACGGGCCCCTACCTAAATCTCCAGTATCCGGTCGTCATTGAAAATAACGGCGAGAAGAAGGTTTCTACCAAAGACCTGATACTTTTTCCCGATGAGCTTATGGTCAGCGGGAAACTAAAGACTGAAATTCTGAAAAGAAGTATCTACGAGGTCAATGTATATCAATCGGAACTGACATTGAAAGGATCATTCAGTTCGGAAGAATTGAAAAAGAGCAGAATAGATATGGAACAGTTGCAGTTTGACAGGGCGGCTATTTGCCTGAACCTGACCGATATGCGGGGTATCAGCGAACAAATCAGCATCACTTTGGGAGATTCTGTTTATATATTCGAACCGGGTATGGACAACAGAGGAATAGATAACACCGGAGTTCATGCGATCGCAAACTTATCGGAGTTGAAACAGAATAAAAAACTACCTTATGAAATAAAAATCAAACTGAAAGGTTCGCAGTCACTCAACTTTATTCCATTGGGCAAAACAACCCGTGTAGATCTGAAAGCCAACTGGAATACACCTAGCTTTACCGGTAACTATCTGCCCAATAACCGCAACATTACAGAGAAAGAATTCTCTGCACAATGGCAGGTTTTAAATTTGAACCGGAATTACTCACAGGTGATGGTTGATTACAATAACTCGAACATCAAGGACATTGAGAACTCCAGTTTCGGCGTTAACTTCAAAATCCCGGTGGAACAGTACCAACAGTCCATGCGTTCTGCAAAATATGCAATCCTGATTATCTTACTGACTTTCGGAGTGATTTTCTTCACCGAAATTATGAATAAGACCCGTATTCATGCCTTGCAGTATTTATTGGTAGGACTGGCACTCTGTCTATTCTACAGTTTGCTCCTCTCCTTCTCCGAACACATCGGATTCAACCCTGCCTATTTATTATCTTCGGCACTGACCATTGCACTGGTAGGCGGATATATGTTCGGAATCACCAAAAAAAAGAAACCGTCATTAATCATGTCCGGATTGTTGGGTATACTCTATATTTATATATTTGTCCTTATCCAACTAGAGACTTTCGCATTATTGGCAGGCAGCTTAGGACTGTTTATTATACTGGCAATAGTGATGTATTTCTCAAAGAAAATAGACTGGTTCAATGAATAA
- a CDS encoding GNAT family N-acetyltransferase → MGVKLVTSDKKEFIELLLLADEQESMIDRYLERGDMFVLYDNGLKALCVVTREGEGIYEIKNIATVPFFQRQGYGKRLIEFLFEYYQGKCSEMLVGTGDVPSSRSFYEHCGFTFSHRIKNFFTDNYDHPIYEDGEQLVDMIYLKKTF, encoded by the coding sequence ATGGGAGTAAAGCTAGTAACTTCGGATAAAAAAGAATTCATCGAATTATTACTCTTGGCTGATGAGCAGGAAAGTATGATTGACCGGTATTTGGAGCGCGGCGATATGTTCGTTCTTTATGATAACGGATTGAAAGCTCTTTGTGTAGTGACTCGTGAGGGGGAAGGTATTTATGAAATCAAGAATATTGCTACCGTTCCTTTCTTTCAACGGCAGGGGTACGGAAAACGTTTAATCGAATTTTTATTTGAATATTATCAGGGAAAGTGTTCTGAAATGTTAGTGGGTACAGGCGATGTACCTTCTTCCAGATCTTTCTATGAACACTGTGGTTTCACGTTTTCTCATCGGATAAAGAATTTCTTTACTGACAACTATGACCATCCGATCTATGAGGATGGCGAGCAACTGGTGGATATGATTTATCTGAAGAAAACTTTTTAG
- a CDS encoding winged helix-turn-helix transcriptional regulator — MKNFHPTGNCPIRDVLSRLGDKWSMLVLITLNANGTMRFSDIHKTIEDVSQRMLTVTLRTLESDGLVERKVYAEVPPRVEYCLTDTGGTLIPHIEGLVGWALENMDTVLEHRRINQQHE, encoded by the coding sequence ATGAAAAACTTTCATCCGACAGGAAATTGTCCGATAAGAGATGTGCTAAGCCGCTTGGGAGACAAGTGGTCGATGCTGGTGCTTATTACGTTGAATGCCAATGGCACGATGCGTTTTAGTGATATTCATAAAACGATAGAAGATGTTTCTCAAAGAATGTTGACCGTTACGTTACGTACTTTAGAATCAGACGGATTGGTGGAGCGGAAAGTGTATGCCGAAGTACCTCCCCGTGTGGAGTATTGCCTGACAGATACGGGTGGCACTTTGATTCCTCATATTGAAGGACTGGTAGGATGGGCATTGGAGAATATGGATACCGTTTTGGAACATAGGCGAATAAATCAGCAACATGAATGA
- a CDS encoding DJ-1/PfpI family protein: MAKKVAVLAVNPVNGCGLFQYLEAFFENGISYKVFAVSDTKDIKTNSGISLTVDDVIANLKGHEDEFDALVFSCGDAVPVFQQNADKPYNVDLMQVIKTFGDKGKMMIGHCAGAMMFDFTGITKDKKVAVHPLAKPAIQNGTATDEKSEIDGNFFTAQDENTIWTMMPQVIEALK, encoded by the coding sequence ATGGCAAAGAAAGTTGCAGTTTTAGCAGTGAATCCGGTAAATGGTTGTGGACTATTCCAATATTTGGAAGCATTTTTCGAAAATGGCATTTCATATAAAGTATTTGCCGTATCGGATACGAAGGATATTAAAACAAATTCGGGAATCAGCCTGACAGTAGATGACGTGATCGCCAATTTGAAGGGACACGAAGATGAATTCGACGCACTCGTTTTCTCATGTGGCGATGCAGTGCCTGTATTTCAGCAGAATGCTGATAAGCCCTACAATGTAGATTTAATGCAAGTCATTAAAACTTTCGGAGATAAGGGAAAAATGATGATCGGACATTGTGCCGGCGCAATGATGTTTGACTTTACAGGAATTACCAAAGACAAGAAAGTAGCAGTTCACCCATTAGCCAAACCAGCCATTCAAAACGGAACAGCTACTGATGAGAAATCAGAGATAGATGGTAACTTTTTCACTGCTCAAGATGAAAATACCATTTGGACAATGATGCCGCAAGTTATCGAAGCATTAAAATAG